From a region of the Bradyrhizobium sp. KBS0727 genome:
- the phnA gene encoding phosphonoacetate hydrolase, with protein sequence MKTNGKTIVVNGRAYNPPERPTVVICLDGSEPGYIEQAIEAGVAPTFARFIKEGAHVHASSVIPSFTNPNNLSIITGRPPSVHGIAGNYFYDTASGVEVMMNDPKFLRAPTILSGVHDAGFKVAAVTAKDKLRTLLSHGLDYSTGRAFAFSAERADQATMKDNGIDDLLRFVGRPLPEVYSADLSEFVFAAGVKLVERHRPDLMYLSTTDYIQHKVGPGTRIANDFYGMIDGYLAQLDALGCNIVATADHGMNDKFIQGGQPDVLYLQDLFDDWIGKGQARVILPITDPYVAHHGSLGSFATIYTPPGANVDELIARLKGTPGVELAMTRKAACERFELPTDRVGDIVVISSRHKVLGTSRDRHDLSGLTEPLRSHGGITEERVPLIANGKIVIPPGHVLRNFDVFDVALNRIQ encoded by the coding sequence ATGAAAACCAATGGAAAGACCATCGTCGTCAACGGCCGCGCCTACAATCCGCCCGAGCGGCCGACTGTTGTGATTTGCCTCGATGGATCCGAGCCCGGATATATCGAGCAGGCGATCGAAGCCGGCGTAGCGCCGACCTTCGCGCGGTTCATCAAGGAGGGCGCGCACGTTCACGCCAGCAGCGTGATTCCGAGTTTTACCAACCCGAACAATCTGTCGATCATTACCGGGCGCCCGCCATCGGTGCATGGGATCGCCGGAAATTACTTCTACGACACCGCCAGCGGCGTCGAAGTGATGATGAACGACCCGAAGTTCCTGCGCGCGCCGACAATCCTCTCGGGTGTTCACGACGCCGGGTTCAAGGTCGCGGCTGTCACCGCCAAGGACAAGTTACGTACCCTGTTGTCGCACGGGCTCGATTATTCGACCGGCCGCGCCTTCGCCTTCTCGGCCGAAAGGGCCGACCAGGCGACGATGAAAGACAACGGGATCGACGATCTCCTCCGCTTCGTCGGACGGCCGTTGCCGGAAGTCTACTCTGCCGATTTGTCGGAGTTTGTGTTCGCCGCCGGCGTCAAGCTGGTCGAGCGCCATCGCCCCGACCTGATGTACCTGTCGACGACCGATTACATCCAGCACAAGGTCGGTCCGGGAACCAGGATTGCGAACGACTTCTACGGAATGATCGACGGCTATCTGGCGCAACTTGATGCGTTGGGCTGTAACATCGTTGCCACCGCGGACCATGGAATGAACGACAAGTTTATCCAGGGCGGTCAGCCTGACGTGCTGTACCTCCAGGATTTGTTCGACGACTGGATCGGCAAGGGGCAGGCGCGCGTCATTTTGCCGATCACCGATCCCTACGTGGCGCACCATGGATCGCTGGGTTCATTTGCAACGATCTATACGCCCCCCGGCGCGAACGTCGACGAGCTCATCGCAAGGCTGAAGGGCACTCCCGGCGTCGAACTGGCGATGACCCGTAAAGCTGCTTGCGAACGGTTTGAGCTACCCACCGACCGCGTCGGCGACATCGTCGTCATCTCGTCGAGGCACAAGGTGCTGGGAACGAGCCGGGACCGCCACGATCTGTCGGGGCTGACCGAGCCGCTGAGGTCACATGGCGGGATTACGGAAGAACGCGTTCCGCTGATCGCAAACGGCAAGATTGTCATCCCGCCCGGTCACGTCTTGCGAAACTTTGACGTGTTCGACGTGGCCCTCAATCGCATTCAGTGA
- a CDS encoding acyl-CoA dehydrogenase family protein, which translates to MTNQFPFAPPPHSPEAEELRREVRDFLKTELAGTTALQRAESWNGWSAEFSAKMGERGWIGMTWPKRYGGHERSALERYVVLEEMLAHGAPVSAHWIADRQSGPLLLRSGTEQQRLEILPRIAAGTCFVCIGLSEPDVGSDLASARTRAVPVDGGYRVNGTKIWTTNGHRSHYMVLFCRTGDGGERHQGLSQFLVDMKTPGVEVRPIIALTGEHHFNEVVFTDVFLPADSVIGKIGEGWQQVTSELANERSGPERFLSSFELLVEMVRSLGNSPSDHAKATVGRLVAHIVTLRRMSRSVAGMLQAGSDPTLQAAIVKDLGAVLEQEVPEIARLLVGAEPTSSSTTDFSAVLAYTTLHAPSFSLRGGAREILRGIIARGLGLR; encoded by the coding sequence ATGACGAACCAGTTCCCGTTTGCGCCGCCGCCGCATTCGCCCGAGGCCGAAGAACTGCGGCGCGAGGTGCGCGACTTCCTCAAGACCGAATTGGCCGGCACCACTGCCCTGCAACGCGCCGAAAGCTGGAACGGCTGGAGTGCCGAGTTCAGCGCCAAAATGGGCGAGCGCGGCTGGATCGGCATGACCTGGCCGAAGCGCTATGGCGGCCATGAGCGCAGCGCGCTCGAACGCTATGTCGTGCTCGAAGAGATGCTGGCCCATGGCGCGCCGGTCTCGGCGCACTGGATCGCCGACCGGCAGTCCGGCCCGCTGTTGCTGCGTTCGGGCACCGAACAGCAGCGCCTTGAAATCCTGCCGCGCATTGCCGCCGGCACATGCTTCGTCTGTATTGGATTGAGCGAGCCGGATGTCGGCTCCGATCTGGCATCTGCGCGAACGCGGGCCGTACCGGTCGACGGCGGGTATCGCGTCAACGGCACCAAGATCTGGACCACCAACGGCCATCGCAGCCATTACATGGTGCTATTCTGCCGGACCGGAGACGGCGGCGAGCGACATCAGGGGCTGAGCCAGTTCCTGGTAGACATGAAGACGCCGGGTGTCGAAGTCAGGCCGATCATCGCGCTGACGGGCGAGCACCATTTCAATGAGGTCGTCTTCACCGACGTTTTCCTGCCGGCAGACAGCGTGATCGGCAAGATCGGGGAAGGCTGGCAACAGGTCACCTCCGAGCTTGCCAACGAACGCAGCGGGCCCGAGCGATTTCTTTCTTCCTTCGAACTGCTGGTTGAAATGGTCCGCTCCTTGGGAAATTCACCGTCCGATCACGCCAAGGCGACCGTCGGCCGCCTCGTCGCGCATATCGTGACGCTTCGCCGAATGTCCCGATCCGTCGCCGGAATGTTGCAGGCCGGGTCCGATCCAACGCTACAGGCCGCGATCGTGAAGGATCTCGGCGCAGTACTTGAACAGGAAGTCCCGGAAATCGCCCGCCTCCTGGTCGGCGCCGAGCCGACCTCGTCATCGACGACCGACTTCTCCGCGGTGCTGGCCTACACCACGTTGCACGCCCCCTCTTTTTCTCTCCGCGGAGGCGCCCGCGAGATCCTGCGCGGAATCATCGCGCGCGGCCTGGGGTTGCGTTAA
- a CDS encoding acyl-CoA dehydrogenase family protein, with protein MTQTENPLFDMADRLFGDLCHPKDLADAETGRWPDAAWSAVDAAGLPGALIPEDAGGFGASPVEAFSVLRAAGGHALPLPLGETMLAGLLLAKAGIAIPTGPISVPSADQPALELKRSDGRWTLAGSLRHVPWGRHVKTVVAVADFEERPYVVLIATDGMAPVCANNVASEPRDSFMIDLALKDNDAAPSEFTRSDLHAMGAAMRAQQIAGALSKATAMSVRYAEERVQFGRPIGKFQSIQQSLAVLATQAEAANAAADLAAEAVTEEGVETLAIGCAKVRSGEAASLGSAIAHQIHGAFGFTHEHSLHFYTRRLLSWRDEFGNETEWSTRIGQAAIEGGPDRLWYGITDIGASR; from the coding sequence ATGACACAAACCGAGAATCCACTGTTCGACATGGCCGACAGGCTGTTCGGCGACCTCTGCCATCCGAAGGATCTGGCGGACGCCGAGACCGGCCGATGGCCCGATGCGGCGTGGTCGGCTGTCGATGCCGCCGGACTGCCGGGCGCGCTCATTCCCGAGGACGCCGGCGGCTTCGGCGCTTCGCCAGTGGAAGCTTTCTCGGTGTTGCGCGCCGCGGGCGGGCACGCATTGCCGCTGCCGCTTGGCGAAACCATGCTGGCGGGCCTGTTGCTGGCGAAAGCGGGCATTGCTATCCCGACCGGCCCAATCAGCGTGCCTTCGGCGGATCAACCGGCGCTCGAGCTCAAGCGAAGCGACGGCCGATGGACGCTGGCGGGCAGCCTGCGCCATGTTCCCTGGGGACGGCATGTCAAAACGGTCGTGGCGGTCGCCGATTTCGAGGAACGACCTTACGTCGTCCTCATCGCAACCGATGGAATGGCGCCGGTTTGCGCTAACAATGTCGCCAGCGAGCCACGCGACAGCTTCATGATTGACCTCGCTTTGAAAGACAATGACGCCGCACCGTCCGAATTCACGAGATCGGATCTGCACGCGATGGGAGCCGCGATGCGGGCCCAGCAGATCGCCGGTGCGCTTTCGAAGGCAACCGCGATGAGCGTGCGTTACGCGGAGGAGCGCGTTCAGTTCGGCCGCCCGATCGGAAAATTCCAGAGCATTCAGCAGAGCCTGGCGGTTCTGGCGACCCAGGCCGAGGCCGCCAATGCGGCGGCCGACCTTGCCGCTGAGGCGGTGACCGAAGAAGGCGTCGAGACGCTGGCGATCGGTTGCGCGAAAGTCCGGTCCGGCGAAGCGGCAAGCCTCGGCTCTGCCATCGCCCATCAGATTCACGGCGCGTTCGGATTTACCCATGAACACAGCCTCCACTTTTACACCCGGCGGCTGTTGTCGTGGCGGGATGAGTTCGGCAACGAGACCGAATGGAGCACGCGAATAGGCCAAGCCGCGATCGAGGGCGGTCCGGATCGGCTGTGGTATGGCATCACCGATATCGGAGCGTCCCGATGA
- a CDS encoding TRAP transporter small permease: MILKRLDRALSAVERAASFLAAVALFLIMSIVATDVALRYLFNRPWGWSFDFISLYVIVGLFFLALSRTFAVNGHISVDLLHHYLTPSARRACEVVICLLSAVLFAWMTRAGAARAWQNYIDNDILAGAFPWPAWASAAFVPLGAGMITLRLILSTVCHSYTLATGREVIPLPPIAGSAQAIQSGSFE, translated from the coding sequence ATGATTCTCAAACGTCTCGACCGCGCCCTGTCCGCCGTAGAACGTGCCGCCTCGTTCCTGGCGGCGGTCGCGCTGTTCCTGATTATGTCGATCGTCGCCACCGACGTCGCGCTGCGCTATCTGTTCAATCGTCCCTGGGGATGGTCGTTCGATTTCATCTCGCTCTATGTCATCGTCGGACTGTTCTTTCTGGCGCTGTCGCGGACGTTCGCCGTCAATGGCCACATCAGCGTCGACCTGCTGCATCATTATCTCACCCCGTCGGCACGGCGCGCCTGCGAAGTAGTGATCTGCCTGCTGTCTGCGGTACTGTTTGCGTGGATGACACGAGCCGGCGCGGCCCGGGCGTGGCAGAACTACATCGACAACGATATTCTGGCCGGCGCGTTCCCCTGGCCGGCATGGGCCTCGGCGGCGTTCGTGCCGCTCGGCGCGGGCATGATTACGCTGCGTCTCATCCTGTCAACGGTCTGTCACAGCTATACGCTGGCGACCGGACGCGAAGTGATCCCGCTTCCGCCGATCGCCGGATCGGCCCAAGCCATTCAGAGCGGATCCTTCGAATGA
- a CDS encoding MaoC family dehydratase N-terminal domain-containing protein translates to MTKKGTLLGRGLYFDDLAVGSWFHTAGRTITAADLSAFVNLTWLTEELFTNDADRGDMAIRERVVPAALVYSFAEGLLTPFMQGTGLAFLHAELDVKGPTMVGDTIHVECEVSELRAASKGHRGLVRCTNHVLTQRGDTVLIYTPLRLMRRRPQ, encoded by the coding sequence GTGACGAAAAAAGGAACCCTGCTCGGGCGCGGCCTCTACTTCGACGATCTTGCCGTTGGATCCTGGTTTCACACGGCCGGCCGAACCATTACCGCCGCGGACCTGTCGGCCTTCGTCAACCTGACATGGCTCACCGAAGAGCTGTTCACCAATGACGCCGATCGCGGCGACATGGCGATCAGGGAGCGCGTGGTCCCTGCAGCGCTGGTCTATTCATTCGCCGAGGGCCTGCTGACGCCATTCATGCAGGGCACCGGCCTCGCCTTCCTGCACGCCGAGCTCGACGTGAAGGGGCCGACGATGGTCGGCGATACCATTCACGTCGAATGCGAGGTATCCGAACTTCGCGCAGCCTCCAAAGGGCATCGGGGCCTGGTTCGCTGCACCAACCACGTCCTGACCCAGCGCGGCGACACCGTCCTGATCTATACGCCGCTGCGCCTGATGAGGAGACGGCCGCAATGA
- the psrA gene encoding iron-containing alcohol dehydrogenase PsrA — protein sequence MVWKYGNPVQIEFGVDSFAKLAELIGGRRYALVTYGEPFFDELAGRLKETAGAPALVISDVAPNPDYRLLAEQTGRFAKLERQPEVIVALGGGSVIDSAKVFAAAGGDFGKIKTFLESQKGAEQLSAIPIIAVPTTAGTGSEVTCWGTVWDEANGKKYSLARPNLYPTHAVVDPRLMLGKPLLLTISTGLDALSHSLESLWNVNNNPVSANHAVFAARNILEVLPKLVKDLGNIELRGRMAMAALFAGLAFSNTKTAIAHSLSYPITLRHGVQHGIACSFSLPMVLRSVQGVGGICEDSLKQIFGVDLARGADDLEDLLGLLGISSNPAAYKIDRQEWRLLIEDSLQGERGKNFLGSGDRLIEASQMMRLPKAKTA from the coding sequence ATGGTGTGGAAATATGGAAATCCGGTTCAGATCGAATTCGGCGTCGACAGTTTCGCCAAACTGGCTGAGCTGATCGGAGGCCGGCGATATGCCCTGGTCACTTACGGCGAGCCGTTCTTTGACGAACTGGCGGGCCGGTTGAAAGAGACCGCCGGCGCGCCCGCTCTCGTGATCAGCGATGTGGCGCCCAATCCCGATTACCGATTGCTGGCCGAACAAACCGGCCGGTTCGCCAAGCTGGAGCGGCAGCCAGAGGTGATCGTCGCTCTCGGTGGTGGCTCGGTTATCGACTCGGCCAAGGTTTTCGCCGCGGCGGGGGGCGACTTCGGAAAAATCAAAACCTTCCTGGAAAGCCAGAAAGGCGCCGAGCAGCTCTCGGCCATTCCCATCATCGCGGTTCCGACGACGGCAGGCACCGGAAGCGAAGTGACTTGCTGGGGGACAGTCTGGGACGAGGCGAACGGAAAAAAGTATTCTCTCGCTCGGCCAAATCTCTATCCGACTCACGCCGTCGTCGATCCGCGCCTGATGCTGGGCAAGCCGCTGCTGCTGACGATCAGCACCGGACTCGACGCATTGTCGCACTCGCTGGAAAGCCTGTGGAACGTCAATAACAATCCGGTGTCCGCCAATCACGCCGTTTTCGCCGCCCGCAATATCCTGGAGGTATTGCCGAAGCTTGTGAAGGATCTCGGCAATATTGAATTGCGTGGCCGGATGGCGATGGCGGCCTTGTTCGCAGGCCTGGCATTCTCGAACACCAAAACCGCTATCGCCCACTCACTGTCCTACCCGATCACGTTGCGGCATGGCGTTCAGCACGGAATCGCATGTTCGTTCTCGCTGCCGATGGTGCTGCGCAGCGTCCAGGGCGTCGGTGGTATCTGCGAAGACAGCCTGAAGCAGATTTTTGGCGTCGATCTGGCGCGTGGCGCCGACGATCTGGAAGATCTTCTCGGGCTGCTCGGAATCTCCAGCAACCCCGCCGCGTACAAGATCGATCGCCAGGAGTGGCGCCTTCTGATCGAGGATTCGCTTCAAGGCGAGCGCGGAAAGAATTTTCTCGGCTCGGGAGACCGGTTGATTGAGGCGTCGCAGATGATGCGCCTGCCGAAAGCCAAGACTGCGTGA
- a CDS encoding MFS transporter yields the protein MSVMQSPAMGSVGIVNPELASNFRRAQWRMLLAAMFCYLFFYTGRQTFGFAIPGIQAEFGVTKEALGWASAALLWCYAVGQAINGNLGDKLGGRRVMSAGAILSFIMNWATSLSTGIVSLSVFWGINGYFQSMGWAPGSRLLSNWWGRHERGTVYGLYTFAAGLASVLSFVTSLIVVGYFQLDWRWIFRIPVLLLLIGGIAFYLIAREKPEDMGFASPHDDAVDDAAISEVSDSESSFARYKAVLSNWRLLVAGVAIGFQNAARYGLLVWVPVHFLGANWTKADAAAAIDPRWISIALPVGMAFGAFSNGWVSDKLFNSRRYAAIVLYMVLAAITALYMYTIPTTAVYQGMVVLFLCGFFVYGPQSSFWALCPDLVGHKRAGTATGVMNFCAYLFAGLGEPVIGHFMDGHPTSIVFLVVSVCAAASATVALFIRR from the coding sequence ATGTCTGTGATGCAAAGTCCGGCGATGGGGTCCGTCGGTATCGTGAATCCCGAGCTCGCTAGCAATTTTCGACGCGCGCAATGGCGAATGCTGTTGGCCGCGATGTTCTGCTACCTGTTCTTTTATACAGGTCGGCAAACCTTTGGCTTTGCCATCCCCGGCATTCAAGCCGAATTTGGTGTGACCAAGGAGGCATTGGGTTGGGCCAGCGCCGCATTGCTGTGGTGTTACGCGGTCGGTCAGGCCATCAACGGCAACCTCGGTGACAAGCTCGGCGGCCGTCGCGTGATGAGCGCAGGTGCGATCCTGTCGTTCATCATGAACTGGGCGACAAGCCTGTCCACCGGCATTGTCAGCCTGTCGGTGTTCTGGGGCATCAACGGGTATTTTCAGTCGATGGGATGGGCGCCCGGCAGCCGGCTCCTGTCCAACTGGTGGGGACGTCACGAGCGCGGAACGGTTTATGGGCTTTATACATTTGCCGCGGGACTGGCCTCAGTCCTCTCGTTCGTGACTTCTCTGATCGTTGTCGGTTACTTCCAGCTCGACTGGCGCTGGATATTCAGAATTCCTGTCCTGCTTCTGCTGATCGGCGGAATCGCGTTCTATCTGATCGCTCGCGAGAAGCCGGAAGACATGGGCTTTGCATCGCCGCATGACGATGCGGTTGACGACGCGGCGATATCAGAAGTCTCGGATTCCGAAAGCTCGTTTGCCAGATACAAGGCGGTGTTGTCGAACTGGCGGTTGCTGGTGGCAGGCGTTGCCATCGGATTTCAGAACGCCGCAAGGTACGGGCTTCTGGTGTGGGTGCCCGTCCATTTTCTCGGTGCCAACTGGACCAAGGCCGATGCAGCGGCGGCGATTGATCCCCGCTGGATCAGCATTGCGCTGCCGGTCGGCATGGCGTTTGGCGCGTTTTCCAACGGCTGGGTTTCGGACAAGCTCTTCAACTCGCGCCGTTATGCCGCGATCGTGCTCTACATGGTCCTGGCGGCGATCACGGCGCTCTACATGTACACCATTCCGACCACGGCCGTGTATCAGGGAATGGTCGTGCTGTTCCTGTGCGGCTTCTTCGTCTACGGCCCGCAATCATCGTTCTGGGCGCTGTGTCCCGATCTGGTCGGGCACAAGCGGGCGGGCACGGCGACTGGCGTCATGAACTTCTGCGCCTACTTGTTCGCCGGTTTGGGCGAACCGGTGATCGGACACTTCATGGACGGCCATCCGACCTCGATTGTATTTCTGGTCGTCTCGGTATGTGCCGCAGCCAGCGCGACCGTCGCACTCTTTATTCGACGCTAA
- a CDS encoding TRAP transporter large permease → MIVFFVIVSLFVLLTIGTPVGFAMAIAGGTGLWLIGGPDMVSGIIQTSPLSVVGSYELLTIPMFLLMAEMVLVSGVADDLFRAAAAWVGRVPGGLGMATALAGAGFGAICGSSTASAATLSSTSLPAMLKQGYEPKMAAGVVAISGTLSMLLPTSVALVIYGLLAEVNIGKLLVSGIIPAILVTLTIMATILFLVWQDPSRAPSLTNVPMHEKLRLLKAVGPMLVLFGIVTTVIYTGIATPTEASAFGASGAFALAIWRGRINRKTLVHAFTHAAQGTCMITMILVGASIFGYFFTLTQSTQDLVHWVGHLDVSRWIIITLILCGYIILGSFMDQIAILVLTVPIVLPLIKSLGFDPIWFGVIKIVTAEVGMITPPIGLNCFIVARYANRPVADVFHGIFPHFIAHLFIIAVFVAFPSIILWLPSRM, encoded by the coding sequence ATGATCGTCTTTTTCGTTATCGTCAGCCTTTTCGTCCTTCTCACCATCGGAACGCCGGTCGGCTTCGCCATGGCGATAGCGGGCGGCACCGGCCTCTGGCTGATCGGCGGTCCCGACATGGTGTCGGGGATTATTCAGACTTCGCCGCTCTCGGTGGTCGGATCCTATGAACTTCTGACGATCCCGATGTTCCTGCTGATGGCGGAAATGGTGCTGGTCAGCGGCGTCGCCGACGACCTGTTTCGCGCCGCCGCGGCATGGGTTGGGCGCGTGCCCGGCGGCCTCGGCATGGCGACCGCACTGGCCGGTGCAGGATTCGGCGCGATCTGCGGCTCCAGCACCGCTTCGGCGGCTACGCTTTCCTCGACCAGCCTGCCGGCCATGCTCAAGCAGGGATACGAGCCGAAAATGGCGGCCGGCGTGGTCGCGATTTCCGGGACGCTATCGATGCTGCTGCCGACCAGCGTGGCGCTCGTGATCTACGGACTGCTGGCCGAGGTGAATATCGGCAAGCTGTTGGTCAGCGGCATCATTCCGGCCATCCTGGTGACGCTGACGATCATGGCGACGATCCTTTTCCTGGTCTGGCAGGATCCGTCGCGGGCCCCCTCGCTGACCAACGTGCCGATGCACGAGAAGCTGCGCTTGCTGAAGGCCGTCGGCCCGATGCTGGTTTTGTTCGGCATCGTCACCACCGTCATCTATACCGGCATCGCCACACCCACCGAGGCGTCCGCTTTCGGCGCATCCGGCGCGTTCGCGCTGGCGATCTGGCGCGGGCGCATCAATCGCAAGACCCTCGTGCACGCCTTCACGCATGCGGCACAGGGCACCTGCATGATCACCATGATTCTCGTCGGTGCCAGCATCTTCGGCTATTTCTTCACGTTGACGCAGTCGACCCAGGATCTGGTGCATTGGGTCGGCCATCTCGACGTCTCGCGATGGATCATCATCACGCTCATCCTCTGTGGCTACATCATCCTCGGCTCCTTCATGGACCAGATCGCCATCCTGGTGCTGACGGTGCCGATCGTGCTGCCGCTGATCAAGAGCCTCGGTTTCGATCCGATCTGGTTCGGCGTCATCAAGATCGTGACCGCCGAAGTCGGCATGATCACGCCTCCCATCGGGCTCAATTGCTTTATCGTCGCGCGCTATGCGAACCGTCCGGTGGCCGACGTTTTCCATGGCATCTTTCCGCATTTCATCGCGCACCTTTTCATCATCGCGGTGTTCGTCGCGTTTCCCTCGATCATCCTGTGGTTGCCGTCGCGAATGTAG
- the phnY gene encoding phosphonoacetaldehyde dehydrogenase, with amino-acid sequence MNIQAQAVRHEQMRIAGARIDTDERVNVVNPYTNKVVGTVPAARPEQVRDAFAKAKAFKSKLTRYERQQILLRTADLLASRKEEFARLITAESGLCWKDSLYEAGRAYDVYSFAGQLTIKDDSEVFSCDISPQGKSRKIFTMRTPLLGTISAITPFNHPLNMVSHKIAPAIATNNRIVLKPTELTPLTALALADVLYEAGLPPEMLSVVTGNPQSMGDAMITDPDADLVTFTGSVRVGKHIAANAGYKRLVLELGGNDPLIVMEDADLEKAAELAVLGATKNSGQRCTAVKRILCVEAVADEFAELVLKRARKLKCGDPMDPSVDVGTVIHEGAAKEFERRVEDAVKDGARLLHGNDRQGALYPPTVVDHVPYTSELVLQETFGPVIPIIRVPNDIESVIRISNSTAFGLSSGVCTNRLDYITRFVNELDVGTVNVWEVPGYRIEMSPFGGIKDSGLGYKEGVQEAMKSFTNVKTYSLPWST; translated from the coding sequence ATGAACATACAGGCTCAAGCCGTTCGTCACGAACAAATGCGGATCGCGGGCGCGCGCATCGATACCGATGAGCGCGTCAACGTGGTCAACCCCTACACCAACAAGGTTGTCGGCACGGTGCCGGCTGCGCGCCCCGAGCAGGTGCGCGACGCCTTCGCCAAGGCCAAGGCCTTCAAATCCAAACTGACGCGCTATGAGCGTCAGCAAATCCTGCTCAGGACCGCGGACCTTCTTGCAAGCCGCAAGGAAGAATTCGCGCGGTTGATTACGGCGGAATCCGGTCTGTGCTGGAAGGATTCGCTCTATGAGGCCGGCCGCGCTTACGACGTTTATTCCTTCGCCGGCCAGTTGACCATCAAGGACGATAGCGAGGTGTTTTCCTGCGACATCAGCCCGCAGGGCAAGTCGCGCAAGATCTTTACCATGCGCACGCCCTTGCTGGGGACCATCTCGGCGATCACGCCATTCAATCATCCGCTGAACATGGTGAGCCACAAGATCGCGCCGGCGATCGCCACCAATAACCGGATCGTCCTGAAGCCCACGGAGTTGACGCCCCTCACCGCCCTGGCGTTGGCCGACGTCCTCTACGAAGCCGGACTGCCGCCGGAAATGCTCTCGGTCGTAACCGGAAATCCCCAATCGATGGGGGATGCCATGATTACCGATCCCGATGCCGATCTCGTCACCTTCACCGGCTCGGTCCGTGTCGGCAAGCACATCGCCGCGAACGCCGGCTACAAACGCCTGGTCCTCGAACTTGGTGGCAACGATCCGCTGATCGTCATGGAAGATGCCGACCTCGAGAAGGCGGCAGAGCTGGCGGTGTTGGGCGCCACCAAGAACTCAGGCCAGCGCTGCACCGCCGTCAAGCGCATCCTTTGCGTGGAGGCTGTCGCCGACGAGTTCGCCGAGCTTGTGCTCAAGCGAGCCAGGAAACTGAAGTGCGGGGATCCGATGGATCCGTCGGTGGATGTCGGAACGGTTATCCATGAAGGGGCGGCGAAGGAGTTCGAGCGCCGGGTTGAGGACGCCGTGAAGGACGGTGCTCGCCTGCTTCACGGAAACGATCGTCAAGGAGCGCTTTACCCGCCCACCGTCGTTGACCATGTCCCGTACACGTCCGAGCTGGTTCTGCAAGAAACGTTCGGTCCCGTGATTCCAATCATCCGGGTCCCCAACGACATCGAGAGCGTGATCAGGATTTCCAACTCGACCGCCTTCGGTCTGTCGTCGGGCGTGTGCACAAACCGCCTCGATTACATCACGCGTTTCGTCAACGAGCTCGACGTTGGCACCGTGAATGTCTGGGAAGTTCCTGGCTATCGCATTGAGATGTCGCCGTTCGGAGGCATCAAGGATTCCGGGCTTGGATACAAGGAAGGCGTGCAGGAGGCGATGAAGAGCTTCACGAACGTGAAGACGTACTCGCTTCCGTGGTCGACGTAG